The following proteins are co-located in the Bordetella bronchialis genome:
- a CDS encoding Na/Pi cotransporter family protein, whose amino-acid sequence MSGILTLLDFAGYVALLLWGVHMVQTGVQRAFGAALGAVLGRALGTRLRAFAAGLGITAALQSSTATGLMITGFAAGGMVGLVPALSAMLGANVGTTLIVQVLSFDLTALAPILILFGVWMFRRYPPGRTRDLGRVFIGLGLLLISLHSLVDLFAPFQNAPLLRILLQALATQPVAAMLVAAVLTWAAHSSVAVVVLLMSMASHQLVTPEAAFAMVLGANLGTAVNPMIEGVTGDDPAARRLPLGNLLTRVGGVVVGLVLLPWLGPWMSALSDDPARAVANFHTLFNAVVAAVFLPLLSPYAALLTRWLPKRIDPDDPARPQYLDESAHDIPAVALGNASREALRMADMLQTLLALARAGFKRDNRHRLPQAKRLDVAMDKLETAITLYLATLDRESMTSEDVQRMEQILAFASNIGHAADIVHGGLLSHATRLRKQGWTLAPEQRQQLDESMGQLLTNERRTAALFVNADLRQARALAGEKESFRALESQAAEAHLQKIKSGQVEEAEIGQMYLDILRDVKGVNSYLVGAAAYPVLAKEGELLPSRLRESAN is encoded by the coding sequence ATGTCCGGAATCCTGACCCTGCTCGACTTCGCCGGCTATGTCGCCCTGCTGTTATGGGGCGTTCATATGGTCCAGACGGGCGTGCAGCGCGCCTTCGGCGCGGCCCTGGGGGCGGTACTGGGCAGGGCCCTGGGCACCCGGTTGCGCGCGTTCGCGGCCGGATTGGGCATTACCGCCGCCTTGCAAAGCAGTACGGCCACCGGCCTGATGATCACGGGCTTCGCGGCCGGCGGCATGGTCGGCCTGGTGCCTGCCCTGTCCGCCATGCTGGGCGCCAATGTGGGCACGACCTTGATCGTGCAGGTCCTGTCCTTCGACCTGACCGCGCTGGCACCGATCCTGATCCTGTTCGGCGTGTGGATGTTCCGCCGCTATCCGCCGGGGCGCACCCGCGACCTGGGCCGCGTCTTCATCGGCCTGGGCTTGCTGCTGATTTCGCTGCACTCGCTGGTGGACCTGTTCGCGCCGTTCCAGAACGCCCCCCTGCTGCGCATCCTGCTGCAGGCCCTGGCCACCCAGCCCGTCGCCGCCATGCTGGTGGCGGCCGTCCTGACCTGGGCCGCCCATTCCAGCGTCGCCGTGGTGGTACTGCTGATGTCCATGGCCTCGCACCAGCTGGTCACGCCGGAGGCCGCCTTCGCGATGGTCCTGGGCGCCAACCTGGGCACGGCCGTCAACCCCATGATCGAAGGCGTCACCGGCGACGATCCCGCGGCGCGGCGCCTGCCGCTGGGGAATCTGCTGACCCGGGTCGGCGGGGTGGTGGTCGGCCTGGTCCTGCTGCCCTGGCTGGGCCCCTGGATGTCGGCCCTGTCGGACGACCCGGCACGCGCCGTCGCCAACTTCCACACGCTGTTCAATGCCGTGGTCGCGGCCGTCTTCCTGCCGCTGCTGTCGCCCTATGCCGCGCTGCTGACGCGCTGGCTGCCCAAGCGCATCGATCCCGACGATCCCGCCCGCCCGCAATACCTGGACGAATCGGCGCACGACATCCCGGCCGTGGCCCTGGGCAATGCGTCGCGCGAAGCCCTGCGCATGGCCGATATGCTGCAAACCCTGCTCGCCCTCGCGCGCGCCGGCTTCAAGCGTGATAACCGGCACCGCCTGCCGCAGGCCAAGCGCCTGGACGTGGCCATGGACAAGCTGGAAACGGCGATCACGCTATACCTTGCCACGCTGGACCGCGAAAGCATGACCAGCGAGGACGTGCAGCGCATGGAGCAGATCCTGGCCTTCGCCAGCAACATCGGCCATGCCGCGGACATCGTCCATGGCGGCCTCCTGAGCCACGCCACGCGCCTGCGCAAACAGGGGTGGACGCTGGCCCCGGAGCAGCGGCAGCAACTGGACGAATCCATGGGCCAGCTGCTGACCAATGAACGGCGCACCGCGGCCCTGTTCGTCAACGCCGACCTGCGCCAGGCACGCGCCCTGGCCGGCGAAAAGGAAAGCTTCCGCGCGCTGGAAAGCCAGGCCGCGGAAGCGCATCTGCAGAAGATCAAATCCGGCCAGGTCGAGGAAGCCGAAATCGGGCAGATGTACCTGGACATCCTGCGCGACGTCAAAGGCGTGAACTCCTATCTGGTCGGCGCGGCGGCGTATCCGGTCCTGGCCAAGGAAGGCGAGCTGCTGCCCAGCCGGCTGCGGGAATCGGCCAATTGA